The Misgurnus anguillicaudatus chromosome 12, ASM2758022v2, whole genome shotgun sequence region TGAAGGAGATCAAGGAAGGACAGCTCATCTCCAAGCAAGTGCTTCGTCGCTGCAACGCCGAGGCCAAAAAGGCAATCCCGCGGATCCTCGGTAGGTCGACGTCGGCAAACCTTTCTCTTGCTTTTAGACTGTTTGATTTTACTCACCCATTTGTTTGTCTTTTGTATCCGCAGACAAGCTGGAGAAGGACCTCTTCCAGAAAACACAATACAATTTCTACGGGCACTTGACGGCCTACTTCGCCTCCATCTACGGGCACAGGTGCGGGGTGTTTCAGAACCTGGCAATCGGGGAGGTGGAGAAGGCCGTCAAGTCGTCCAGCACCGGGTCCTACCTGATAAACGTGAACATTTTCCCCAGCGCGAGCATATTTTCGCGAGCAGTCTTACTGTTTTCTCACACTTTTCTCTGTGTTTTCGCAGGTCAAATTCCACAAGACGAACCAGGCCTTCGGCCCGGCCCAGCTGTCGGCGACCGTGGAGGAGTTCGGGTGGTTCCACAGGTTCCTGGCCCTTAAGAACCGCCTGGTCGGCAGCAAGACGGCGACCTATTTTTTCTTTACATCGACACCCAATCCCTGCAAAAACCTGAACAATTATTTTCAGGGGGCTTGGGTGTCGATGGGGCTTCCCGGGAAGCCTAACTTCACTGACCTCCGGACCTCCATCGCGACCCACGTAAGCGTCTGACCCATCTGTCCTCTGTAGATTTCTGACGTGCGCGTGCTTCGTACTGACGTGCACTTTTCTTCTCTTTTTCTCAGGCCAAGAACAGCCACAGCGTGGACAACCGGCGGAAGGTGGCACAGTCCATGTGCCACGACACCTCCACGGCCAACAAGTATTATGCCATGAACCTCAATTCGAGGCAGGCCGTGGAGCACCGCCGGTTGTTTGAGCAGGCGCTGTTGGGCGAGGAGGCGTCACCGGAGAAGGAACAAGGGGTTAAGCGAAAGGCGAAGAGTCAGCACTGCCGGAGCGGGAAGCGCGCCGGAGCGAAGGAGGCCTCGCCGTCCGAGTCGACGTCGAGCAGCAGCTCCAAGGAAGAGGAAAAGGTCCCCTTCCAGGAGTCTGGGGTATCCACCCTCGACTCTCCATCGGTGAGTCGTTTTCGGTAGATCTCGTTCGTGTCGACAGCGCGTTTGGGCTCGTGTCGATGctgatctgtttttctgtctcccGTTTCAGAGCTTGGAAACGTACCCCACCAACCTGGAAAGCCCCGACCGATCGTCATCGTCCTCCTCTTCCTCGGTCGTGCCTCCGTCGACCCGGGCCTCTCCGGACACGGGCTCTCCTGAACTGTCCGTCCCCGAGCGCGCAACCACCCGGGACTCTGATGACTCCAAACCGGACGTCCCGGAGCCCGCCATCATGGATGTTACCATGGTAATAAGCTTTTGGCCAAAAGAAAATTAATAACGTGAAAAAATTTGATAGAATAAAGTAAAAACAGAACAAACCCGAAAACTGGAAGTGAACGGAgctaataattaataaattaaaaacgtAACATTAATTACGATCGAAATGTAATTAACATCCCAACGTAAAAAgaaatgagatcaaattaattaaaacgaAATAAAACAATCATATTAACTTTGACAAAAACGTAAACCCCAAACCGGAAGTTACAGGCGAGAGCAAAATAACGAAAAACTTAGCATTATTCTTCATCGAAAGGGTAATGACACCGTAACGTTAACATACTACATGAAATAAGCTCATAACGAACTTAAACGGTCGGTGTAAGTGtaataaataagtaaacaaaAACCTGGAAGTAAACGGCGATCgaaaaattaattcatttcaACATAAAGACGGCTTGATGAAACGTAACATTAACCTCGAATGATGTCAATTACCtttaatagttaaaaaaaacaagtacaaaTAAAACCAtgctggtaacactttacaataacagtacatgaataatcatgtactaatacataaattaataattacTTTAATATGAAGTAATGATAAGTTAAGCCATGTACTAATCAATAACTAACCATAACTATGTCATGAGTCATATGAATTCATGCATGAATTACAGCCACCTTAACTACAcattaatacatgtttgttagttaatgcattaattaacaCTTTGGGTAACCGAAatcaaatacactgaaaaaaaatgattcattgaatttggTGATTTTTTTggggtaagtggttgcaatcaatttgtttaagctacatttaaacaaaagttttatattttattttatgttactaatcttttttgtttaaatgtagcttaaataaattgattgcaaccgcttaccttaaaaaattgattaaatttcaagaatcatttttttcagtgcatgctctagaacagtggttcccaacggTTCGCAGGATCTGATGCTTTGTTTGAGGTCAAataaagatgcataaaatgttcCACTTATAAttttagaaacaaaagatatttttttaattcatgtgcTCACAATACCAAGATAGCAGGTagttaaagtattttattatgtaagaTAATTTTTCTCTATTTTTGTGTGCTTGTCAATGTAGATTGCAAAATCAAAAGGAAGGTGGATGTAAACGTTACGGCCTACAACAGGCTGTCCGCTCGTTGCACATGTGGTCTGCTGCTTTTGGCTCTGTCAAAATATTTCAGTTAAAATCATTCTGACTATTCCTCAGAAATGACAAACATGTTAACCAAAGTCACAATGCCAAATGTATAGTGTTCATATAAAGACCATCAAACCGTCAATCATACCAGTTTATTTGTGAAAGATATCTTgatgttattttaattattgtttatttaatatttcgcATTGTATCAGGATCAGCGTTCAGCCAGGTGCGGATCTACGGGTGGATTGACAGCTTGCCCACCCAATCAGATTCATGGAAATAcattatgttttttcattcaaaACGTAATTCTTCAACCATTTGAACTATCAAAAAAATTTGAATTGCTCCTAAAGAAAACAAATTGCGCTTTTGgcaatatatggtttattacggtAATTTCTTGCTTTCCGTCCACCAATCGCTGCTGTCATCTAGAGCGGAAGAGGCGGGTTTGAGGAGAGCGCGGTACGTTAGATTGCAATGAGTAAGTTAGCAGATTCGCATGAATGTGTGGATCACTGCGGTAAAGAAAAGACTTCTAAATAAAAACGGTGTACACCAGCAACACTAAAGTTAACTCGCTCTTGGTGGCTCGGGACTCGACGGCCCGACTggactgtttaagttgattttcaataaagcagtgttgaatTTTTTACTTCTGGGTCCTCTATGTTTCAGAACCAGTGCTTAGGTAAGCCACAGGCGTTTAGCTAAATAAATGCTCAATGCTTAAATAGTTCATCGTAAATcattgtaatatgcttatgacttgcgaatgttaTGCTTATTTAATTGAAATAAACCAagcttaatgacgtatgcagtctgcATATCCGACCTAcgaaggatgcagccttctgTTTAAGAGACGGCCGATTGTAATACAGTTAGACTGAATAACGTAATTCCAtcttaaaatgtacaaaactgaCGGAAAAAACACAGTCATTTTATCTTCCCAATTAACGCAAGttaaaaaaagtatgtgaaTTTTTCTGGCCCGCAGATGTATAGATGCCCACCTATCAAAAACACTTTCTGCCTCCGCCACTGggtaacttatatttttatttgttaatgtatGATAAGGTCATGACTTTACTAAGGGGGCACATCATTACTAACTCATCGTTAACTACtcataaactaacataaattcATGATTTATTAATGAATGATTAGGTCATGACTTTACTTGAGGGGGCACATCATTACTAACTCATCGTTAACTACTCATAAACTAACAAAAATTCATGATTTGTTAATGTATGATTAGGTCatgactttacttgaaggggcacatcattattaactcatcgttaactactcataaactaacataaattcATGATTTATTAATGTATGATTAGGTCATGACTTTACTTGAGGGGGCACGTCATTATTAACTCATCATTAACTACTCATAAACTAACAAAAATTCATGATTTGTTAATGTATAATTAGGTCatgactttacttgaaggggcaCATCATTAACTCATCGTTAACTACTCTTAAACTAACAtaaattcatgatttgttaATGTATGATTAGGTCATGACTTTACTTGAGGGGGCACATCATTATTAACTCATTGTTAACTACTCTTAAACTAACATAAATTAATGACTTGTTAATGTATTATTGTGTAGGCCCTACACAATGACTTTTCTTGGAGGGGTACATTGTTAAAAAGTTATCAATTACACATTCTATACAAATTTAGCTCATCAAAATCCTAATTTTTGGTGGTTTTAAAGGAGAGGAGCAAATGTGAAAATTGGTCAGAAATTTGGAAGGGGTAATAATGGCTTAAAAGAAGAACAAGACAgatactgtatgtgcattttGATAATAAGACGAGCCAGTTCACACAATAACCATCGTCTGTAGGCTAACACTGATTTAAATTTAGAAAGAATAGCGTCTTTCACTCTTAATGGCAGCAGTGGaactaattttaattattaatccATAATTGCACATTTAATGATTAAGGTTAACTGTAAATGTTGCAAGACATCCAGTGCCATTCAATGTTTTTAGCTCAGCTGCAGGAGCAAATGTATAAACAGTTTTTCATTACAAACCTAAACATTTTGCATTAACAAAAGTTATTTTCGTTCTTCTAGAGAGCTTGTTTGATATGTGGTACGCAAAGtgttaattaatgcattaactaacaaacatgtattaatgTGTAGTTAAGGTGGGTGTAATTCATGCATGAATTCATATGACTCATAACATAGTTACGGTTAGTTATTGATTAGTAAATAACTTAACTCATCATTAGTTCATATTAAACTGATTATTAATgtatgtattagtacatgattattcatgtactgttattgtaaagtgttaccggatGTTTAGATGtaggatgatggatggatggatgaatgtgtggatatctatccaTTATAGCATATATATAAACAGTATCCACcattagtatatagacagaattttattgaaatatttgtgtttaaaccaaATTTTCTAGCAgttgttac contains the following coding sequences:
- the LOC129435188 gene encoding uncharacterized protein, with the protein product MTRVRREVRMLLRSMKRPVMMHQMEVKEIKEGQLISKQVLRRCNAEAKKAIPRILDKLEKDLFQKTQYNFYGHLTAYFASIYGHRCGVFQNLAIGEVEKAVKSSSTGSYLINVKFHKTNQAFGPAQLSATVEEFGWFHRFLALKNRLVGSKTATYFFFTSTPNPCKNLNNYFQGAWVSMGLPGKPNFTDLRTSIATHAKNSHSVDNRRKVAQSMCHDTSTANKYYAMNLNSRQAVEHRRLFEQALLGEEASPEKEQGVKRKAKSQHCRSGKRAGAKEASPSESTSSSSSKEEEKVPFQESGVSTLDSPSSLETYPTNLESPDRSSSSSSSSVVPPSTRASPDTGSPELSVPERATTRDSDDSKPDVPEPAIMDVTMVISFWPKEN